A single region of the Nicotiana sylvestris chromosome 6, ASM39365v2, whole genome shotgun sequence genome encodes:
- the LOC138871914 gene encoding uncharacterized protein translates to MAKTYTQTEFDSLMEKVEKVDIRVKEYLELAGYKKWARLYAPGNRGWTMTSNIAESINAALVSARELPIYDFLEEVRKMFGCWNCSNRKEATQTYKTLGKKYQEMLELNETMCTRMTVVPSTEYLHTVNDGGRNYTVCLLERKCVCGRFQIDELPCPHAWAVLKSKFLMPEEYCSSYYKQVQL, encoded by the exons ATGGCAAAAACATACACACAAACTGAATTTGATAGTCTGATGGAGAAGGTTGAGAAGGTAGATATTAGGGTAAAAGAATACTTAGAGTTAGCTGGTTACAAAAAGTGGGCTAGGTTGTATGCACCTGGTAACAGGGGATGGACAATGACGTCAAATATCGCTGAGTCAATCAATGCAGCACTAGTTTCAGCAAGGGAATTGCcaatatatgacttcctcgaagAAGTTAGGAAGATGTTTGGTTGTTGGAATTGTAGTAACCGTAAAGAAGCTACTCAGACATACAAGACGCTTGGGAAAAAATACCAGGAAATGCTGGAGTTGAATGAGACCATGTGTACCCGTATGACT GTGGTACCATCAACTGAATACTTACATACTGTTAACGATGGTGGGAGGAATTACACAGTCTGTCTGCTCGAGAGAAAATGTGTTTGTGGGAGATTCCAAATTGATGAATTGCCATGCCCACATGCCTGGGCTGTATTGAAGAGCAAGTTTTTAATGCCTGAAGAATATTGCTCTAGCTATTACAAGCAAGTACAATTGTAA
- the LOC138871912 gene encoding uncharacterized protein — protein MTWVLDAEIHLDAMGLGDAIKDKDKASTQDCAKALIFLRHHLDEGLKIEYLTVKDPFVLWNGLKERYDNLKITSKLKLCGDNISDYDIPEKTFTTFHASNMADITTISGSSNLIEGSGRATITLPMGTIIIIENAMFSSKSKRNLLSFKDIRKNGFHIETIDENNMEYLIVTKNVSGQKRIIEKFPSLSCGLPLGSKDRNPRKRKTNDQDDTTKESHKEIHDLTNPEIHEEINEPETQENKELSINPIDIETNLNRMDIVADYIFAYNVASSIMQESEDLEPQSVGEFQTPNGVKPVGYKWVFVCKRNEKNEVQRYKARLVAQEFSQRPGVDYEETYSPVMGAITFRYLISFAVHEKLDMHLMDVVTAYLYGSLDNEIYMKIPEGFKMPNAQNSNSRETFSIKLQRSLYGLRQSGRMWPDITFSVNVLARYSSAPTRRHWNEIKHILDI, from the exons atgacatgggtattggatgctgaaatccatttagatgcaatgggtcttggagacgccattaaagaTAAAGATAAAGCATCTACACAAGActgtgctaaggccttgattttcttgcgccatcaccttgatgaagggttgaaaattgaatatctcaCAGTGAAAGATCCATTTGTTTTGTGGAATGgtttaaaggaaagatatgacaacttaaa aattacttccaaattgaaactctgtggagataATATCAGTGATTATGATATTCCTGAAAAAACGTTTACAACGTTTCATGCTTCCAATATG gcagatattactacaatttctggtagtagtaatctaattgaaggctctggaagagctactataactctgcctatGGGAACAATAATTATCAttgagaatgcaatgttctcctccaagtccaagaggaacttgttgagttttaaagatatccgcaaaaatggatttcatattgagacaatagatgagaataatatgGAATATCTCATCgttaccaagaatgtctctggccagaaaagaattattgagaagttcccatctttatcttgtggcct ACCATTAGGTTCTAaagatcgaaatcctagaaaaagaaaaacaaatgatcAAGATGACACTACGAAAGAGTCTCATAAAGAAATTCACGATTTAACCAAtcctgagattcatgaggaaatcaatgagcctgagactcaagaaaataaggaactatcaataaatccaatcgatattgagacaaatttgaatcgaaTGGATATAGTGGCAGATTAcatctttgcatataatgttgcatctagtattatgcaagaaagtgaggatcttgaacctcaatctgttggagaat tccaaacacctaatggtgttaagcctgttggctaCAAATGGGTCTTTGTATGCAAaaggaatgagaaaaatgaggtacaaagatataaggcacgccttgttgcacaagaattttcacaaaggcctggtgtcgattatgaagagacatattctcctgttatGGGTGCAATAACAttccgttatctcattagttttgctgtccatgaaaagcttgacatgcatttaatggatgtagttacagcttacctttacggctcacttgataatgagatatacatgaaaattcccgagggatttaaaatgcctaacgCACAGAATTCAAATTCCCGGGAAacattttcaatcaaattgcaaagatctttgtatggttTAAGACAATCAGGAAGAATGTG gcctgacataactttttcggttaatgtcttagcaagatatagctctgctcctacaaggagacactgGAATGAGATCAAACACATATTGGATATCTAA
- the LOC138871913 gene encoding uncharacterized protein — MKDSRNQKGIDLFVKHQPKLAPHISSYTNTDIVSQLKDKLTPDQFQQFGNTCFGSFLQMKRFDVQHQLFRCFMARQLNGTPNNVFAVYVNGTELHFTLREFALVTGLKCVGKDEDFEFSETPPNRLIATYFGSANIVKKKHLRQCFNDKAWGPDNDEDALKISLLYFIHTFIFSSEKNSATIPRLDFDLVESGRYSEYHWGIKAFELLINSISKKMDALKKYYRIAGMPLAMQIVFKDITPLDIELAVFQIPQVCADIEKIPTPAHLDKSGQDTDDFSPTHNLQSKKKHVESVGPSSSPPHKKVKEQPKIPTKEPKYQPKVPPVCLSDIGHKVVHDHHLPEGQYEDPSSLRKDLKSFKEYVSCWRVQVSKDIDHDNFKMLSDQLQQNQQTEPIVRHDGGIDTDIGDNNEV, encoded by the exons ATGAAAGATTCAAGAAACCAAAAG GGAATTGATTTGTTTGTGAAACACCAGCCAAAATTAGCACCCCATATTAGTAGTTACACTAACACTGATATAGTATCCCAGCTAAAAGATAAGCTTACTCCCGATCAGTTCCAACAATTCGGCAATACATGCTTTGGCTCATTTCTTCAAATGAAGCGATTTGATGTTCAACATCAACTCTTCAGATGCTTCATGGCTCGACAGTTAAACGGCACTCCAAACAATGTATTTGCAGTATACGTCAATGGTACTGAATTACATTTCACATTAAGGGAGTTTGCGCTTGTGACTGGCCTCAAATGTGTAGGTAAAGATGAAGATTTTGAGTTTAGTGAAACTCCTCCTAACCGGCTTATTGCGACTTATTTTGGAAGTGCTAATATTGTAAAGAAGAAACACTTGAGACAATGCTTCAATGACAAGGCATGGGGCCCCGACAATGATGAGGATGCTTTGAAGATATCTTTGTTGTATTTCATCCACACCTTTATATTTTCATCTGAGAAGAATAGTGCAACTATACCGAGGCTAGATTTTGACTTAGTAGAGAGTGGGCGCTATTCTGAATATCATTGGGGTATTAAAGCATTTGAGCTGTTGATAAACTCGATTAGCAAGAAGATGGATGCTTTGAAGAAGTATTACAGGATAGCTGGGATGCCCCTAGCTATGCAG ATTGTGTTCAAGGACATCACTCCTCTAGATATAGAGCTTGCTGTTTTTCAGATTCCTCAAGTGTGCGCCGATATTGAGAAAATACCTACTCCTGCGCATTTAGACAAATCGGGACAGGATACAGATGACTTTTCTCCTACACACAATCTTCAATCTAAGAAGAAACATGTTGAAAGTGTTGGTCCATCTTCATCACCGCCACATAAGAAGGTCAAGGAACAACCCAAGATTCCTACAAAAGAACCAAAATATCAGCCCAAAGTCCCTCCTGTTTGTCTTTCTGACATTGGACATAAAGTTGTGCATGACCATCATCTCCCAGAAGGCCAATATGAGGACCCATCTTCTTTGAGGAAAGACCTAAAATCATTCAAAGAATACGTGA GTTGTTGGAGAGTTCAAGTCTCTAAGGACATTGATCATGATAACTTCAAGATGCTTTCAGACCAACTTCAACAAAATCAGCAAACTGAACCCATAGTGAGACATGATGGTGGCATTGACACAGATATCGGAGATAATAATGAGGTATAA